The sequence ggacagccccagaccataactGGGACCTGGAGACACACAAAGGTATACCCCAGTCGCAGCGAGCCCCGCAAGGGACGGAGGAAAaagggtgacagagggagaggaagacAGGAGAACCCCTTCTCGGGAATGCctagctgttccatcctgccgaggCAGGTGGGAACTGTACTTAACTGTCCCTGCGAGGACCTGCTGGTGCGTTCCAGGCAGACCTTCAACCGAGTGGtatggagtagctgtcggcccggtacACCGTGACCGAGACAGCAAGCAGCCCGGTCATATGTGAACCCTGAAGcacatagctcaccggccacccctggagtcatggggtatgtcgagGCCTGCTCACGCTCCATGgccggaccggggggggggggactacaaggatctatattatccagcctgttacccagtcagcagttgatagaagattcttcaaaataaaatcataaaaaaataaataaaaatttcctcaGGACCTTGAGAccaaagggagccaggtcctCTCCTCAACTAGGCAGATCAAAACTGAGCTGCTGTCTGCAGGTCGgaggttatgtctggagggaccaccccctgggcagggctgttcaactctgtttaaagtaacatgtatttaaatatctaacatgttctgcctagtcctctcctatagaacaggaacataacccacaagtcaagaatataaaggagctgtgtccgtccatggacgaaaagagaaaaaacattttgctgtgggagaaacacaatcaatactgagggACAAGGGGAAAGGTGGGGCCTTCTAACAGCTGTGAACTGATTGTGTTTCCACCCTAGAAGGTGAGAGGAAAAATtggctttaacccccctggcggtattcccgagtctggctcggggtaagatttctttaccaaaagcggaatccccgagccagactcaggctcgccttgcagcagccacagacaagggtacttaccttgtccctggatcctgcgatgcatccctgctgtgtgagcgagcggagtCCTCGCTCGagtcacacagtgtccctgtgtgccgccgatctccgttccctgcggcgttacgatgcacgggggtggagaacggcgccaaattcaaaagtgattaaaacacattacatacagtatactgtaatcttatagattacagtactgtatgtaaaaaatatacaccccctttgtccctagtggtcttcccagtgtcctgcatgcacttttataaaataaaaactgttctttctactGGATACTGTAGATTGTCCACAGCAACCAAAAGTTTCCCTTTAtctcaaaagtggttttagagcagctagaaaacagcgataataaattataatcacttgcagaattgagcgatagcgatttgtggggaaattcgtcataaaaaaataaaagtaatgacagcaacaattctgcaactgagcaaatttcagtgtttttgatttgattacattattgataaatttttataattacattattagttatatttatattacaatttattattttgtttttcaaactttatcatacccgggatgtctactagactcttgtttggtcagatttaagtgagttattcctaagacttacagacctacaatataaaacgccaaatttccatgcaaaataatggtaccgctttcagcacctaaaatctgaaataatcataccgccagggaggtgaaTTACTATGCCGCAAGAGAGAGTCCAAAAGATATGTCTAAACCTCAGCACAATCATTTGTATaaattaaagtagtattaaacccaaaagcaaacattacattgcagcttaccaattctttgatgtgatggctgcattcgttttcttagctttttttaggcctggttcaccctttgcattttttaatgcattttcagttttgcagaaacacactagtccatttaacatggtttcctatgggtcacaatcacatctgtgcattttattgacaaggcctgggacttttttctggtttttggttctagacttaaatggatcaaaaacgtgcaTTGAAAATGCAAAaggcacctggaatatgcaaactgcataaATGTAATCAAGGcctaagacctggttcacactggtgaaatttgacatgcgatttgagatgtcaaatcggtggcatttgccggcaatggcaccgtcctaatcagtgcgacgccacacgatttcaaaaagtagtttctgtactactttctgCAATTTCagcccacgatttacattgacatctgtgcagaaactgcacagatgtctctggaatcgtggccgaaatcgggactgacaagctgGAGTGACATTGTGcgatttcagctgaactcgcacggcttcactcccgcagcccagtgtgaacctgggctaaggctgggttcacgtcTATATGAATTGGATACagatttctctgcatccaatttgcacaaCAGGAGATTGTGACAGGCCCTCTATGGAGCCGGGTCACACATCTGCGCAGCGGCTCCGGAGCgaaggagccctgtgcgtcttttggtttgtttcaggtccaaattcggcCCAAAATTTGTGCTGAAAaacggacctgaaacagtgaatggagatgcactggactcctgctgggagccgctatgtgttccagtgtgaacctaagcctgggttcacattggagcgatttgacgGATTGGCGGAAATGGCACTATTCCAATTGGTGcaacaccgatttgcaaaagaagTTCCTGCACTACGTTTGCCGATTTTAGGTGCGACTTCAATAAACATCTGTGTGTGAAGCCACAAAGacgtctatcaagtagcacctgaaatcgtgctgaccttgctacttcgaaatcgtgctacttcaagtgaagaagcgcgatttcaaagtagcatctaTGTAAACCAGGGCTGAAGCTCATTTTCTTCTAGTTTCAGCTGATGATCAGGACAGAAAGTCTGTTTTCAAAGAACAATCTCTCTTGCTTTTAGAGAGATGGCAGGGATGCTTATAATGATTAGCTTTtatttaaaacctttatcccaaaatggggggggggggggaacagtttgctgtaactgcctataaagtgttagctggagtttggcttcagtttaTTAGTTGTacaagcagatttaaatacactgacAATGCTGTAATCTGCTGTGCCCCCTGTGGTCCTGCATCCAGAGAGGAGGCACTCCAATTAAGTTGGGTGTGTTactagccagatcaccaggtgaaaacagagggggaaaaaagccaACGGGACGCCAAGCCATGAACCCAATAACATTTCTCCATGGGCTGCATTTTGAAATAAATGTtttgcttataaaaaaaaaaaaaaaaacagcagttaaaAATCTTACTTTTTGTTTGTAATGCAGAATCATTCTTCCAGTGATATTTTAAGGTAATTAAACCTGGATGCTGGATAACTTAACATAGAAAAAATGATTCCATACCCACAAAACTACCTCAAAGCAGATCTGAGGAAGCAGTCCCCTAGTTTAGCAAGTCTTCTAAACTTTCAGATGCTGGCTTAAACTTTCAGAATTTACCATCATGTCTTATAAACATTACATACGAGTGCACTTTCAGACAACGcacatttattctttttttctaaaCTATCCCACACTCCCCAtccacaaatacagtatatacttacTGAGATCCGACTGCCTCTGCTTACATCCAGTTGTGCAGAGCACCATCTCCTGACAATATTGTAACATTGTCATGAGATGAACATAAAGATATCCTAGCATTGTTAAGGGATGCATCCATTCGCACCCTACATTAGGCTCCTGGAGACGTTACCCGACCTTCATtttataaccacttcagctccagcgaCATCCAGATACGTTGCTGAGGTTTGAGTAGTTatgccgggatgatgcctgcagctgcggcagTCATCTTTCTTGCAAAAGCAATCCTAACTGCTAACTAGACCCTGAATTGCTTTTACAAGCACCGGGAGAGGACGCTGCCCCTCCTGCCGTGTCCGTACTGGGAACTCTTGTTCCACTGGGAGTCCCAATCAAGCAGCCAGCGCTTATGCCAGCTGATCATAGAGCCGAAAATATACCAGATTGGCTTTTTTTGGGCTCTATATAGTAACCTGGAAGTGATGACAGAACATCACTTCCGGGATACTCAAATGTATATAGTCccatttttaaaaatcaaaagCATTTGATCTCACCAATCTTGGTGTGATCAAATagtttaagggcagaggagggatctgtGGTCTAATGACCCCAAATctgtccataaagagtacctgtcacatgcctgttgctgtcacaagggatgtttacattatattcCTTGTGGCAGCAGtaaaagcgataaaaaaaaaaaaagcaacagtgtaaaaatataaaataaaaataaaaagtaagtgCCCCGGTCCACCCTTGCAAAGGCGACCATGTGCATCAGTCCCACACATCTGAGGTATCACCACAAACGTCAGATTATGTACATGAATTCCAGCACCAcacctcctccttttttttgtattaaaactcAAAGTgcatttttccccaaaatttgCCTTTGAATAAACCGCTTTGCAAATACAATGCgacataaaaaaaactgcaaaactcTATTTTCTagtgcctctgctttaaaaaaaaaaaatatatatatataatgttttagaGCAAAAAATGCTGGTTgctacatgtaaacaaaaagtgtcagaaaaggcctggtcttaaagtgaaaataaataattactgtacatacatatataatttttagtTTTTCGTGAAAGAACAGCCAGCccaataccactttaagaccgatacacccccccaggtacttgccgataccaattactgatactttttttttttttaggtcatgtgacagtttgactgatGGGCACCGACTGATGGCCtgaactgatagatggcactgatgggcagcacataTGGGCACCAATGGCCGACACTTATGGGAAATTGCATAATAAATTACATGAATGATGAGAGGCAAGGAAATATTTTGCAGTGCTATATAGCATTGCAAAATTCTTCCTTGCCTCTCATCATTCATGTCATTTAACATCTAGCAAGTATGCTGcggcgcccatcttggtacaccttgcactcagctgcagtaagccagcagcagacatcttgttacacccagcccaaactatgtgggctgggtgtaacaagatgtccgctgctggcttgCTGCagtcgagtgcagggtgtaccaagatgggcgtcgtgATGTTTACCCTCCGACGGAGACACGGAATGCATCTTCCTGTACCGAATGCGACGGCTCCAGTCACCGTTTTGGACAGAAAATGCTGTGGCGCCCTGCATCCCTGCCAAGGCCAGTTTACCCGTGGTGCTACTGCTGCCAGATAAATCTCTACTCCGCCCATTGACCTCCGATTGCAGGTATCGGATTaggcatcaggagcatttgtgcgagtacaagtactcgcacaaatgctcagtatcgggacAAACCTAGCGCTTGCTTATGAAACCTTGACAATGAGAGAGATGCACCAATAAATCATTTTCTTACAGCGAATACCAATTATTTTTTAACActtgccgataccaattaccgttACCTTCCGGCAACTGTTtagtttacacttcagctgtcagcaatggtacaaagcattaAAAAGTGGTTtataaatgtatgtaattttttttctttttgtaattttaatgtgaaacatgtaaatataggttaaaggtgtaaaaatattaccgaacaatgcaaaaaaaaaaatttaataatagttcagtttataaaatagaaataggGAAAAAAATAGCAGGAAATTAAatgggagggggagaagaagCTAATTAGggctgattagagtaaattaagggttaataaaggggttaaacagaggaacatttcaattaaaagttcatccctttgatctgtagatgaacAAACAGAAAGATAGAAAATTAAATAATGTTTCTTTTTAAATTTCTGTTTTAGGCTaagcaatgttgttgataaaaCGTTGTCAGgttgcttgtttgttttttttgttttttttatttatttgacagCTCCAATTGTTCGCTCCTATCTACAATTAattggcaactttttttttatacatttcagCGGTCAGTGGGGGAATCCCGCTGACAGTTGCAAGAACCGAGCCTGAAAGGTATCAGCACCGATACTggtaaaacatatataaacagtaTATATCCCCATGAAGATGGATAGGCAGTCACTCCTAATCACATACCTGTCTACAGGACAAAACTAtgtttaaagcctggtacacatgggccgaatatcAGCCAGTTCAACAGAAACGGTCTGACGTTTGACCCGTGTGTATACACCAGCCTGGCCGGCTTCTGTTGAATGGGCATGCAGGAAAACCAGCGCTGGGTGGTGGGTTCTGAATCCCTGCcaaaacacaatagctcagtggggagatTGCTTTACTAACATGGGATAGTTAGGACAGTAAGCATTTCCTAAGCTCCTCAGGTTTTTATTAGTTCAGCCCGCTGGGGTGAACAAAAataaactgatagtgtgtaccgccataatgccgcgtacacatggccgTTATTCATGACATGGAAAAAAACGTTTCTCtacgcgattcctctcaagcctgccttgcatacacacattcgtaaaaaaaaaatgctcgagcaaagcgcggcgacgtacaagacgtacgacagcactataaaatcggaagttccattcgaatgacgccaccctttgggctgcttttgccgatttcgcgttaccgcgtgttagtaaaagtttggtgagagacgattcgcgcctttcagtcttcgtgcttttcagtcttttaaagcgtgacgaatgtgccatctccattacaaatgctagttttaccagaacgaacgctcccatctcataacttgcttctgagcatgcacgtttttattcccccttgttaaagcctacacacgaccgttttttatgacGTGAAAGAtggcgagaaaaaatagagcaggttctaaatttttaaaacggacatttttctcgtcgagcatacacaccatttttcacgaccaatttttaaaaaaactgcatttttctcatcatgaaaaacagtcgtgtgtacacggcataagagtaaATTCAGCAGAAGTGTTGCAGGTGGATAGGATATGTATTGGGTCAGTACAACGAGGTTTACACAGTGGTCTTTTACACACCACACACTGCACTTACTCAGCGCAGGAGACATGCAAGTGTCAAAACATGTCAAATCTTGTAATATTAAACCAtttccaaaaatcaaaaaatggcAGGTTGGAGAGGTTCCTTTTTATCCTTCGAATACAGTAATCAAAACACTAAGACAACCATGTAACATCACTTTGAAAAGACACTTTGGACTTTGTAAACagtattttaaaacaaacatggcaCTGATGTATAGCAGCCCCTCTGTAACTCATCAGATATTTTATGCTATAAATTTCAGTTTTTATCCTGGCAAGCTCCCTTATGAGCAGTGGTTGTCTCTCACTCATGTCGAACACGTTCCAGTGCTACATAAAAGTTGCTCTTCTCCTCCAAACTGTGCCAACCGATGGGTCCCACTTCACAGTCCGCACATACTAGGAACTTTACACTTCCCACGTCTTTGGTGAATCCCACATTCTCAAAAGTGAACATGTCATGTACCAGCCAGTGCTCAACAAGCAGCTCACAATCGGGACTGGAATCTCCAGCCAAGGAGGATTTCTTCTTCATTAGGGGTAGAAGTAACTATATAGATGAAAAAAAGAGCGGGATTACAAAAATGTGGCTTGTGTTTGACCAAAGAAAACAACAAATACGTATTGTACatatcatatataaaaaaaaaaaaaaaagctaataagAAGCCCATGAAGCACCGGAATTTCAGAGacaggaggaggatgaggcatCCCTGCACAAATGGTTTCTATAAGATCCTATTATTACAGGAAAGTTAGCCAACTAAAGCTATAGGAATTTTTTTCTGgccaaacttcagctttaaaaatgcaaGCTTTAGGGGTGCCTTACATCCCTTCCTTAGACTTTATCCCATTGTCCGTTGTATACAGCCTGAAGAAGGGATCCAAGGCATCCTGAAAGCTTGCAATTGTAATAACTTAGGGACCATTAACACAGTGTAGTAATTGGAGTTTTTCCTGTGTGCCCTGCTTTTACTGCAACCTAAGAGGTGTGGTACAAGGAACTCTCACAACGTGCTTTCGGGGCTGTGCACCTGCACAGATGGCATACTGGGACCAGTGGCTATGTccgtgcagccactgtgtccgaactgaaatcaatgggactgcctgcatgagGATGCATAGAATACCTGCGCTGCCCTGTGTGGGCAAACATGGCCCTCGCATGGGCCTGCATATTCATACACCCCATGTGAAGGAAGCTTATTGCAGTGTATGGACTGCTGCTACACTGGCAACCCAGGACATCACGCACGCTATGTGCAGTGGGGTGGCCAGGTTATTTGGACTTTAGTGCATGGTTTAATTCTTCATGAAAAGTTTAAACTTACTCTTTaaatgtttgttaccccaacatttcttattcctgatatgtgcctgttgtacctTGTTCTTATATGAAAAGGTATCCTGTTCTCTCTGTATCGCTTTCTTTCAGTGAAGTCCCtgatgttcctgccagtccctctgctttcctatcagaaactgaccacactaaacagaagagcacactgtggtcagttctctagctgtgctgggaactttgTGTTCTCTGCTCCAAAGATCAGAGTCATTTTCTAGAAAAAGAataaagatttttacatgtagcagTGGAATGCCAGAATTGGCACGGTATGAAAGTCTCTAAGGCGACATTTAGATTAGTGATTAGGGCCGGTTTACACTGCTGCAATGTCAGGCATCACATGCGATTTGCATCTGTgtacagattgtatggctgaatttgcatcgcattcggtTCAAACTCATGCAGGACCAggatgtgaacacccatgcgatccgattcctgtccgaattgacACTTCACACTGCGATAtgcgaactgatttgggggtgtcattaactttctattgacactcCCAGCGTTTCAGCGGTGGGAGAAATCTGATGCGGGAACCCATACTGGATTTGCACATTGCTGAAGTGTAAACCAAGCCTTAGGGCCGATGCGAATACTAGCAGACGTGGTCAGAGATCCCTGCAGCGGCTCTGAGAAGCTAGGTGCGGCTGCCGTGCCATGTTTATTACAGTGACAAGTCACTGGCAGCCGTAGGTATTCGCAGCTATCCGCACAGCTAGCGATTACCTTTGGTTATCTCTGATGGACGCACCCCAGGTAATCGCTGGTCGTGCAGAGCCGCGATAGCTGTGGCCCACCCACAAACTGTCATTATAGTGAACAGGGTAGGCGGCCACACCTAGCCACAGTAGGAATCTAGTTCTTTCCGCTACTATTCCCATCCCCCCAAATgtagcctaaggctgggttcatacttGTGCGATGTTAGGACATCACATCTGATTTGCACTGCTGTGCAGATCAGATGCGATGTCTGTGAGATGCacattcagccatacagattgtatggctgaatttgcaccaGAATGGTGCAGAACccttttttggtctgcactgaaattggattgcatgggtgttcatacCCACGCGGTCCGATTCCTGTACTATTTGTCAGTTTGCACTGTGATCTGCAAACCGAtcaggggtgtcattaactttgcatTGACACCGGTTTACAAATGTCAGTGTGAAGCACCGGCAGGTAACATGCAATGCAGGAACctgcgctggttcccgcatcgcatataTGCGAATCGGGTCTAAAGCttagtacacacgggctgaatgccGGGTGACATCAGCTGGTGGGTATGGCAGCTGGGCCGACTTCTGTTAAGcgaacatgctggaaaaccagcagccgaccatcTCCCGATcgacgctctcagccaatggctgagatcgCTGTACCAACGTATCCTTAGTACAGTGGCTCAGACCATTGGATTGaacgaaaaacaaacaaaataaaagaaaaacgttttaaccacttgccgaccagaccCTGTCATAATACTGCGACAAGGTGGCCTGAGCCCGCAAATCGTCATAGGTGTACGTCGGCTCGGGAACTCACTTTCGTGGGGATGCGCTCCCACTGGCCAGCGGGGGAGAAAATCAGCAGGTCCGTCGGAATTGTCAGTCAAAAGGACGTAGtgccattatgcaaaaaaatttcctggtcaggaagtgggtaaatccttccggggctgaactgGTTAAAGTCCTGGGTTGAAAACCCCTGTGAATAAGAATTTATGCCTTCCAACCCCACGGCTGGCCTTTCCACTAGATAAACTCCAAGTCTAAACAACTTGCCCCGAGAATAGCGGATGTATACTGACTATTCCCCCACACCACCTCTGCACTCTCTATGGGCAGCTTTACATGATGCCTATACAATGAGCAAGCTGCACAGTGCTACTGCCCTCGGCTGGTCAGGAGGACTGTGCAGCTCCCTGTCCAGTGAGTGAAGAACCGATAACACAAGACAGACTCCTCCCTGAAAACACGCGTTGTACAAGAACAGTCATAGCGGCCCCTGACCTCTCTCTTCGCCAGGGTGGCCATTCCCTCCGCCAAGACCCGGCAGCCGCACCGCTGACACAACACAGCCCGAGAATTCTTCCCGTCCGCGGACACCAAAGACTCATCCATTCTACAGCGTGCACAAGAAGGCCGGAGAAGACACGGAGGTCATGTGACCGGCCTCTTGGGTGACATCACCACGTCATGTGACGTTCTCCAGAGAAGGCGGATTCGCTAGTCTGACAGAACACCGGTCTGTTCAGTCAGCTGGTGAAGGCGGTTCTAGGGAAACGGAGCTGTGGTGGTTTGATTCGttgccattctgtttttttttttttttttaatgaagactATTCCTGGGACTGTGTGCTCTGTTATGCTTTTAATACAAAGAAAGAAATTAGCAATTTTACAGAATTTATGGTGGAACGGCCCTGTTTACGCAAAATAGGCGACTAAATTGAAGGTTTTGCcgaaaacccctttcacactgaggcggttttcaggcgtttatagcactagaaatagcctctaaatatcgcctcccattcattgtagtgtgacttttcacactgggccgGTGCACTTGCTAaatgttaggaaaagtcctgcaagcagtatctttggggcggtttgggatcgCTGtagctcccaaaacgccctgcccattgaaattaatgggcagcgcttcgGAAGCACCGTGACACAGGCACCTTTTAACCCCCTAAAGCGGTGCTTAACCAATTGCAGCCCACCGTCTAATGATGGAGGGGCAGTGCGGTTCTCGTTCTGGGACAACATCATATGTTGTTGTCCAAGAACGGCTGCTCTCATGGGGGCACGCAGTGGGGCAATCACGTGTGTTCCTAGGACACGGCGCGACCACGATCTCTGCAAAGAGCCGccgctctttaaccatgtgattggctgtgtccaatcacagccggtcacatgtaaacacggaaatGCTGGTAATCGTCTCTCATCACATCACAGAGAGAGCGGCATTTCCTTGCAGGGGACATCGAGACATgtaatgtaatcagggcactgattacaataaagcgtcatcagtgcccattagtgatgccagtcaatgctggctatcagtgccacccatcaatgctgcctatctcaTCGTTTCTCAGGAGCGTTTGTGGGTGTCCggcagacatcgtggccgccaggcacgcacacACATTGGCTCCGTCGTCGTGGGAGCGTGtgtgtgccccctagtggtcttaAAGCGGCCGACATACAGCTACAGTGATTcgtccaggggagccaacctgccacagtataactgcgtTGGCTGGTCCTTAACTGTTTAAACAGCGATAAAGCTCTGCTAAAATGagcggcgctttagcgctaacgcGCTGCcaaatcccagtgtgaaaggagtcttaaagCTGTTGTAAACCGTGGCagtaagaaatgaaaaaaaactttcccctataaggcaattgcatattgtgctagtatgcatcacatactggcACATTATAAATTGcttaccttaaaacgaagccCTGACATGGCTTCCATCTTCTGCCAGCCCTTGGGGAGGCCTCGACTCCAGCAGGGGGCTCAGAAGGTCCAGCATGGTATTCCGGACCTTCAGACCACATACGCCGGTGATGTCACCAGCCGCATCCAGTgtaaataaatatctcctaaattgtgCAAGTtattaaaggcttacctgtaggcaggggcggactgacaactcatggggcaatagaagattatggggcccccaggcttacagatggccaccatgccaggagacagtgcagaggcggggcagctaaaatcttgggatttttcacatcaaaagcatgtcggtttcggacatatcagggacagatgtaaaaaaaaaaaaagatttttacatac comes from Rana temporaria chromosome 2, aRanTem1.1, whole genome shotgun sequence and encodes:
- the RABIF gene encoding guanine nucleotide exchange factor MSS4; amino-acid sequence: MDESLVSADGKNSRAVLCQRCGCRVLAEGMATLAKRELLLPLMKKKSSLAGDSSPDCELLVEHWLVHDMFTFENVGFTKDVGSVKFLVCADCEVGPIGWHSLEEKSNFYVALERVRHE